A region of the Meles meles chromosome 18, mMelMel3.1 paternal haplotype, whole genome shotgun sequence genome:
ACCTAGCATGGGGGTGCACAAGccagggggtggggcagcagaGGGACCCGGGAAGGCTGGCCCTGGGACCGTGGGTGCCAGCATGGGGCCGGGCCCCCAGTCGCTGCATACGCATTGCCTGGCAGGAGCCCCAGGGATGTGTTGGGAGGGAAGCTGAGGCCTGACGGCAGCTGCAAAGAGGAGAAGAGGATGGAAAGTGCCAGAAAGTGGGAGGAGAACCAGTGTAAAGTATTGTGAACTAATCTGGCTCCTAACCTCGCCAGGGGCAAGGAGGCGTCTTTCCCCCAAGCCTGACAACTGTGAACTTGAGGCAGAGGGCCACGTCCCAGTCAGGCTGGCCCTCCCAGTCCTCTCTCTCCTCAGTGCTGTCTGCCGACAGGCCTCTGCTGACCTGGGGACACTCGGCACGTTCTGGTTTGTCCTCTGTCCCTACACCATGTCCGCCCTGCTGGGCTCACCGCCCGCCAACCCAGCCTCACCCTCTGCCCCGTAGGCTTCGGAGTGGCCTGCCACCTCGGTGTCCTCACAGACTTGCCCTGCGTTGGGGTGGCCAAGAAGCTCCTGCAGGTGGACGGGCTGGAGAACGATGCCCAGCACAAGGAGAAGGTGAGGGCCGGGGCGACGCCCGCACAAGGGGAAGGTGAGGGCCGGGGCGACGCCGCACgaggggaggacagggagagggccTGTGCGGGGCACGCAGGGGCCTGCCCCTTAGGTACCTCTGATCCGGCTTGGCCTGCCGGCACTCTCCTCATCCCAGAGTAAGAAAGCCCCGCCGTTCTCCGTGGGAGGCCCGTGTCCCCCCATGGGTCGTGGGTCGCAGCGGCAGTCTGGAGGAGGGCCCTCTGAGCTCTCCCAGCCTTCTGGGCACGTGCTTGCTGCTCCCCTCCCTGTTCCCTCTGTGTTGCTGTGGCACCCCGCGTAGGGCAAGGGCCTGCAGTCACTGGGGACGGGACGTATGGGAGCCCGCGAGGCCCTCTCTGCTTCTCGCCAGCCCCAGTCCAGGGCCCGAAGGTTGGTGCTGCCCAGCCTGCCTCAGCCCTTCCTCGCTCCACCTTCTCCCAGCATCCCCCTCCTCTGGCCCCTCAAGGGTAGCACTGGGAATGAGACACCCCACTCCAGAGGGACCGGTGACACGTCTGCCTCTGCCGCTGGATGGCAGGCTCTGAGAACGGCGATCACATCTGTCTCGTTCCCCCGCACAGAACAGTTGGCCATGGAGTTGACCGGCCCCAGACCCAACTGAGGAGCCTCCCGGGCCACTCAGTGGACCAGTCCCCGCCCCTAAAAAGACTTTGTTGGGTTGAGTCAAACATCCTTAAATTCCTCGCAGGAGAGAGCATGGCAGGAAGGGCTTCTGGCCCACGGGAAGCGCCAGGCTGGGTGGGCGGGTGCCAGGCCTTCGTGGCAGCCCAGTGCCTCCGGGCATCAGTCCTGGGGCCTGGGTGGGCTGCTGCCTCTTCTCCGGCCCCGGTTCCTTGTCCACAGAACGAGGAAGGGAGAACTGAATTCCAAGGGCCTCGTCAGGGTCGGGCGGTGTAGGAATGGCCTCCTGGATGCCAAGTCCGCTCATGGGACGGATACGCCCATAGCCATGAGACCGCTTGGCTTCGCAAGGACAGACCACTTGGTGACCTGGGCCCTCCCCCGCCTCGCCCAGTGGCTGCTCAGGCctgccctctgccttccaccGAGAAAAgactttttccatgttttttcttcctgttttccagATACGATTTCTGCAGGCTGGAGGGGACTCATTTCCTCTGGTAGGAGGCTCTGGGACCGTCCTGGGCATGGTGAGCAGCCCACGCCTGCACCCCCAGGCGGGGGGGGACCCACAAACACGCATGCAGTCGCTCCCGTTCCCCAGACCCTGCCCgcttccccccgcccctctgACGGAGCCAGGGGGTGccctgagccccccaccccatctgtgTGGAGGGGACCTCCGGGCTGTCCTCGCCGTGGCCTGCCCCCAACCTGTTGCCTGTCATAAAGTCCCCGGGGCTTGTCTCAACTGCACCCTGACTTTGCCTTCCTCGTCCTAGGCCCTGAAGAGCCACGACCGCAGCAGCAAGCCCCTCTATGTCTCTGTGGGCCACAAGATAAGCCTGCAGGCTGCCGTGCGTCTGACCCGAGGCTGCTGCAGGTTCCGGATCCCGGAGCCCGTGCGGCAGGTGGGTGAGCCGCGTGCACTGGCTACTCTGCGCTCAGCCCAAGCTCCTGGggcagggcctgcctgggccccgctgggccccggggggaggcgggggcagcAGAGCCCCTCCTGGCGCCCTGCCCTGCGTGCAGCATCAGCCTCCTACACCGTCCTGCACCCCACACTGGGGTCCTCGGGGGCGTCAGCTGACGCCCGCCCTCGCTGAACCCCTCTGGGCCCAACCTGCCCGGCGGGCCTGCGAGGGAGCCCCTGTCCTCTGCGGGGCTGCAGGCGGTGTTCAGCAAGCCTCGTTCCGGGCCGGCCTTCAGTCGGGAGGTTGTGAGATGCGGCTGGGCCAGGCCCCTAGCATGTGTATCAGGGacggaggctggggtggggcggAACTTTGGGGAACAGGTTGGCTCGGCTGAGAAGCAGCGCAGCTCGTAGGGGCTAGAACTGAGCACAGGCGGGCTGTGGGCCTGCGTTGGGCTCGGTGGTGACGGGGCATCACCAGTCTCAGGGAAGTGTGTGTCCCAGGGAAGCCCGGGGTGTGAGGACCCGTGAGAAGCCATCCTCAGGAAGAGACCAGCCGGAGGAGGGGGAAGGCGGTCCAGGTTCAGGGACCCACGTCCGTCAAGGCCCTGGGATGGGAATGAATCTGACGCCGGCAGGAAACTCCGAGGAAGGGGTCGCCAGAGCCAGGGCGGCGCGAGCCCTTCatcagccccccccccgccgcgGGGACGTGGGTGTCTCTGGGGTCTCTGGGCCGTGGGGTCTCGTGGGGTTTCTGGGCCGCTCAGAGGAGCCGGGGGAGCCCTTCCAGACAAGAGGTGCCGGTTGTGCAGGTTCCTGCCTCAGTGCTGCTGCTGTAGGACAGGAGGGCAAAGCGCCTGGAAACCTCCCTGGTCCCTACTGCTTCCCCCGCCTCCCCATGACCTGTGCCGGGACATCTCGAGGggacccaggggccccagccgCACTGCTGAGAGCCGCTCCGCACAGCTCAGCTCCCCGGTGACCCTCCCGGCCACCTCCTGGGGACCTGGCCCCTTCCCCGGCTGCTGGTGCGCAGGACGGCCTGCAGGTGGCAGCCGCAGCCCGCGTGTGGCAGTGGCAcacgccccaccccccccaacacccGCCCCACGGCCAGGCTGTGAAGATCTGGGCCTCTAGGGGGCGCCTCCGGGGTCCCGCCGTGGCCGGAGCCCCATCCCTCAGGTGGGCTGGACCGCTGTGCTGGTGACTCCGCAGAccttctggggacacctggggagGGGCCTGTAGCAGACGCGAGCCGGAGACGGGCGAGCAGGCTGGGGCAGAACCACAAGGTCTAGCAGCACAGGCCACGCAGCCGGCGGGAGCCCAGGGTCTCCACTGGCTCCCGGGGACAGACCACGGCCTCCCGCTCAGCCTTTCCCCTCGGCCCCTTCAGGGACCTGCCATTGTGTCACTCACGGGGCTGCGGCCCCTGTTCCCGAAGGCTGGGCCTGTGACAGCCTGGCGTCACCTGTGTGGCTTTGTCCAGGAAGCAGGAGCTCGCACCgggctggcggggggcgggggctcgTGTAGACGCCAGCACCTCTCACCGGGGCCCCCTCTCCTCAGGCCGACATCCGCTCTCGAGACTACATccgcaggaccctgggagcccCGGGGCCCCCCGCACCAGCACAGGCGAGGTGAGTGCTGGGCACGCTCAGCGGCGGTGGGGCCGTGTCCctgcagggctgggaggaggacGCGGAGTCCCTGGAGGGATGGCAGAGACCAGGcagcaggatatggggcctgggCTGACTCCAGTCCGTGGGAATTCCTGACGCCCAGCAGGGCTGCCCCCACCTGCCTCGTCCACTGTTTGTGTGGGGCCGAGGCGTGGGCTCTGCAGGAAGGGCATGGGAGTCAGATGGACCCGGTTCTCGTTCTGGGCCTGCACAAGCTGCCATGGCCGTGACTTTCTCCGGGCCTCGGTTTTCTTAACTGCGCGCCAGCCATAGTCATTCTCGTCCTGTAAGTTCTGGTGGGAGAGCCTGGCACGGATGTGTGGCTGGTTATTCAACCTTCCCGTGGCACCACACCACGGGACAGACCCGTGGCCCACTGTCCGCGTGCAGAACAGGCGTGGCATTGACCAGCCCCAGAGAGGTTACCGTCGGCTTTTCCTCGAGCTCCTTTTTTCTCTAAGTCAAAGGCTGTCCTAGGCCGAGCTGAGCTGTTCTGAGAATGGGCCGCCCCCGTCCCCGAGCTCTCTCCGGCTGGCCAGCTGGAGTGCATGGGGCCCTTGTCCAGCAGGGTCTGTCCCTTCTCGAATCAGCAGCGGCTTCCAGCACCACCTGGGGAGCCAGGGGGCCTCCGGGCTGGCTCTGCATTTGATGCTGCCCTTTCTCAATGTCATTACCAGGAGCCAGAAGGCACAGGGGCCAAAGGTGTGCCCCAAGGGAGGTTCGGAAGAGCCCGAAGGTGAGGACAGGCCCCCCGAGGCCCACAGCTGAGGCCCCAAGACACACCGCAAAGACCAGCAGCGGCAGTGGGGAGCTGAGCCAGACACGGTGAAGCGCTCGGGCTGCCCGGCTTCCCACTCCTGCCCGGAGTGGTGGGTCCCCAGCTGCAGGCCTCGGCACACGCTGGCCACACCGGCCACGGGGACGGCTGCAGATTTGGCCCTGCTGGGTGGGCCCGGGCGGTGGTCCCTCCTGCTCTAAGGTCTCGGGCGCGAGGTTGCCAGGACCCCGCAGGAGACCCATCTCCCACCACAGAGTGCCGGCCCCAAGAGGAGCCCGATAGTGCTCTCCCAGGGCCCAGGAAGGGCATTTAGGGTTCTGGGGGTTCtttggtatgttttgtttttgttcttaaagtGCCCAGGTGGGCTTAGGGCTGCCAGACTGTGTGTCTATCCTGGCTGCTCGTCCGTCCGCCCTTCCATGCCCACTGCTGCTGTGTTTGCTTTTGCGTTTTATCTTTCTGGAGCTCGTTTCTAAACCAGCGGTTCCCCCCATCTCCACCCCTGGCCAGTCAGCTGTACAGAGTGGCCTCTGCCCCAACCCTGACAGGTGCAGACTGGAGTGGCCAGGCCTGGTCCCTGGCTGCCCTGCCCAGCGCTGGCACGTTTGGAGATCAGGGACCCTGTGGGCCGGCCCAGGTGCCAGAGGCCTGCCGCTGAGATCCACGGGGAGCGGTGTCCGACCTGTCGCCCTGGCCAGGGCCTGCCAGTTGAAGCGCGTCCCGTCTGGGCCGGAGAGCTCTACCCTGCCAGCCTCCTTTCCCCAAGCCCAACCTCCCCTGCAGGGACGCGGTGCACCCCTGTCCCGGCTGCTTGTCTCACGGAGGGCTGCAAGGCCCAGCTTGCGGGGGCCGTGCCCCTCACCCACAGCCTCTAGGCCTCTGCGTGCCTGCTTGCCCTCCAGGCTCCCTACACACTCTGGCATTTGCTGAGAAGTGTGATTTTAAGAGGCCTTTCTTGCTTTTTGTActatttctcaaagagctggtCGTCACGCTCTGGACAACCCTGGGGCTCAGCACTCTCCATCCCAGCATCTTCCATTTGTGAGAAGTGAGCTCTTCTCTGGGGCCCGGGCCTCGGGGAGAAACGAGGGGGACAGTGAGTGAGGCAGGCTGCtggcccccttcccctcctgccccaatGGTGCTCCCGAGGCCCCCTTACAAGGCTGGATGGCTGGGAGGAGGCCGAGCCAGGCGGCCCCACTTGATGGCAGTGGCCCCTGTTTGGGCCATCTCAGAAGGAAGCAGGATTGCCCCAGGGCAGGTGGGGCTGTGGAGTGCACCAAGGTGCTCAGGGGCTCTCCATGGCGGGTCCCAGCATGTTCCACAGGTGC
Encoded here:
- the ENDOV gene encoding endonuclease V isoform X2, producing the protein MAEEAEARPLEETLSLWKREQARLQALVVDRDTEAWQRDAAFSGLRRVGGVDVSFVKGDSVRACASLVVLSYPELEVVYEDCCMVSLTAPYVSGFLAFREVPFLVDAVRRLREKEPRLVPQAGPSCGWKWGSPPARLRSGLPPRCPHRLALRWGGQEAPAGGRAGERCPAQGEDTISAGWRGLISSGRRLWDRPGHGPEEPRPQQQAPLCLCGPQDKPAGCRASDPRLLQVPDPGARAAGRHPLSRLHPQDPGSPGAPRTSTGEEPEGTGAKGVPQGRFGRARR
- the ENDOV gene encoding endonuclease V isoform X3, which translates into the protein MAEEAEARPLEETLSLWKREQARLQALVVDRDTEAWQRDAAFSGLRRVGGVDVSFVKGDSVRACASLVVLSYPELEVVYEDCCMVSLTAPYVSGFLAFREVPFLVDAVRRLREKEPRLVPQAGFGVACHLGVLTDLPCVGVAKKLLQVDGLENDAQHKEKIRFLQAGGDSFPLVGGSGTVLGMALKSHDRSSKPLYVSVGHKISLQAAVRLTRGCCRFRIPEPVRQADIRSRDYIRRTLGAPGPPAPAQARSQKAQGPKVCPKGGSEEPEGEDRPPEAHS
- the ENDOV gene encoding endonuclease V isoform X1 gives rise to the protein MAEEAEARPLEETLSLWKREQARLQALVVDRDTEAWQRDAAFSGLRRVGGVDVSFVKGDSVRACASLVVLSYPELEVVYEDCCMVSLTAPYVSGFLAFREVPFLVDAVRRLREKEPRLVPQVLLVDGNGVLHQRGFGVACHLGVLTDLPCVGVAKKLLQVDGLENDAQHKEKIRFLQAGGDSFPLVGGSGTVLGMALKSHDRSSKPLYVSVGHKISLQAAVRLTRGCCRFRIPEPVRQADIRSRDYIRRTLGAPGPPAPAQARSQKAQGPKVCPKGGSEEPEGEDRPPEAHS